From one Paractinoplanes brasiliensis genomic stretch:
- a CDS encoding FAD-binding and (Fe-S)-binding domain-containing protein: protein MSDVVVALEKAGLEVRSDAGTRGMYASDASLYRVPPLAVVRPRHVDEVAAALAIARQTGTPFTSRGAGTSVAGNAIGPGIVLDFSRHLNRVLELDPIARTAVVEPGTIHATLQKAAAPHGVRFGPDPSTWPRCTIGGMIGNNACGSRSLAYGRTSDNVVGLELLTAAGDKLDTTRPTGQVVDDVREVMAQHLATARTEFDRFGRQVSGYAVQHLLPERFDLTQAFVGSEGTLGVITRATVRLVVDSPVRVVVVLGFHDIVAAGEAAPAVVAHGPTSCEGLDSRLLDVLRARRGPDAVPPLPRGGAWLFVELAGDELGEVESRARKLAADGIADDALVVTDPAVQARLWRIREDGAGLAGRSPADRPAWPGWEDAAVPPERLGAYLARFDELVAAYGMSSAPFGHFGDGCMHVRLDFPLDRPDGVKVMREFLIDAARLVGEFGGSLSGEHGDGRARSELLPHMYSADAIALFAGIKHAFDPGNLLNPGVLVDPDPVDASVRPAFYDVKPLAMAYPHDSGNLAQAVHRCTGVGKCRADNSAAGGVMCPSYLATREEKDSTRGRARVLQEVVRGELSWSHPSVHDSLDLCLSCKGCASDCPTGIDMATYKSEALHQKYHGRLRPRSHYTLGRLPFWSRLAGWTPRLANLGTRLPGVRRLALWLAGVDKRRSVPAFARKPFRRTFTPTTGGTPVVLFADSFSDAFSPEVAESTVRVLRAAGYEPRLPSGRVCCGLTWITTGQLDSAKQILSRTVSALAPDARAGIPIVGIEPSCTAVLRSDIHELLPGNPDAAAVASSVRTLAELLAETPGWTPPDLSDVSLIAQPHCHHHAVLGWKADADLLAATGARIKRLSGCCGLAGNFGVEIGHYEVSVAVAEQQLLPALDAAPDALVLADGFSCRTQVADLRDRPAVHLAQLLDR, encoded by the coding sequence ATGAGCGATGTGGTGGTTGCCCTCGAGAAGGCCGGCCTCGAGGTGCGGTCCGACGCCGGCACGCGGGGCATGTACGCGTCCGACGCCTCGCTCTACCGGGTTCCGCCGCTGGCCGTGGTGCGTCCGCGGCACGTCGACGAGGTGGCGGCGGCCCTCGCGATCGCCCGGCAGACCGGCACGCCGTTCACGTCGCGTGGGGCGGGCACGTCGGTGGCGGGCAACGCGATCGGGCCGGGCATCGTGCTCGACTTCTCCCGCCACCTCAACCGGGTGCTCGAGCTCGACCCCATTGCCCGTACGGCGGTGGTCGAACCCGGCACGATCCACGCCACCCTGCAGAAGGCGGCCGCCCCGCACGGCGTTCGGTTCGGGCCCGACCCCTCGACGTGGCCGCGGTGCACGATCGGCGGCATGATCGGGAACAACGCCTGCGGGTCGCGCTCGCTGGCGTACGGGCGCACCTCCGACAACGTCGTGGGGCTGGAACTTCTCACGGCCGCCGGGGACAAGCTGGACACGACACGGCCCACGGGACAGGTCGTCGACGATGTCCGAGAGGTCATGGCACAGCATCTGGCCACCGCGCGCACCGAGTTCGACCGTTTCGGCCGGCAGGTCTCCGGTTACGCCGTTCAGCATCTGCTGCCCGAACGCTTCGACCTCACGCAGGCGTTCGTCGGGTCGGAGGGCACGCTCGGCGTCATCACCAGGGCGACCGTGCGCCTGGTCGTCGATTCCCCCGTACGGGTGGTGGTTGTCCTCGGCTTCCACGACATCGTCGCCGCCGGTGAGGCCGCCCCCGCCGTCGTCGCCCACGGCCCGACCTCGTGCGAAGGGCTCGATTCCCGGCTGCTCGACGTGCTGCGCGCCCGCCGCGGCCCCGATGCCGTCCCGCCGCTGCCCCGCGGTGGGGCCTGGCTCTTCGTGGAGCTGGCCGGTGACGAGCTCGGCGAGGTCGAGTCGCGCGCCCGCAAACTCGCCGCCGACGGCATCGCCGACGACGCGCTGGTGGTCACCGACCCGGCCGTCCAGGCCCGCCTGTGGCGCATCCGCGAGGACGGCGCGGGTTTGGCCGGCCGCTCCCCCGCCGACCGTCCCGCGTGGCCCGGCTGGGAGGACGCGGCTGTCCCGCCCGAGCGGCTCGGCGCCTACCTGGCCCGCTTCGACGAGCTCGTGGCCGCGTACGGGATGAGCTCGGCCCCGTTCGGCCACTTCGGCGACGGCTGCATGCACGTCCGGCTCGACTTCCCGCTCGACCGCCCCGACGGCGTCAAGGTCATGCGCGAGTTCCTGATCGACGCGGCCAGGCTGGTCGGCGAGTTCGGCGGTTCGCTCTCCGGTGAGCACGGCGACGGCCGGGCCCGTTCCGAGCTGCTGCCGCACATGTACTCGGCCGACGCGATCGCGTTGTTCGCCGGCATCAAGCACGCGTTCGACCCCGGCAACCTGCTCAACCCCGGCGTGCTGGTCGACCCCGACCCGGTCGACGCTTCCGTGCGGCCCGCCTTCTACGACGTCAAGCCGCTGGCCATGGCGTACCCGCACGACAGCGGCAACCTGGCGCAGGCCGTGCACCGCTGCACCGGCGTCGGCAAGTGCCGCGCCGACAACTCCGCCGCCGGCGGCGTGATGTGCCCGTCCTACCTGGCCACCCGCGAGGAGAAGGACTCCACCCGTGGCCGCGCCCGCGTCCTGCAGGAGGTCGTGCGCGGCGAGCTCTCGTGGTCGCACCCGTCGGTGCACGACTCGCTCGACCTGTGCCTGTCCTGCAAGGGCTGCGCGTCCGACTGCCCCACCGGCATCGACATGGCCACGTACAAGTCCGAGGCCCTGCACCAGAAATACCACGGCCGCCTCCGCCCCCGCTCGCACTACACGCTGGGCCGCCTGCCGTTCTGGTCCCGCCTGGCCGGTTGGACACCGCGCCTGGCCAACCTCGGCACCCGCCTGCCCGGCGTCCGGCGGCTGGCCCTGTGGCTCGCCGGCGTCGACAAGCGCCGTTCGGTTCCCGCGTTCGCCCGCAAACCGTTCCGCCGCACCTTCACGCCCACGACCGGCGGCACCCCCGTCGTTTTGTTCGCCGACTCGTTCTCCGACGCCTTCTCGCCCGAGGTGGCCGAATCCACCGTACGGGTCCTGCGCGCCGCCGGTTACGAGCCGCGCCTCCCGTCCGGCCGGGTCTGCTGCGGCCTGACCTGGATCACCACCGGTCAGCTGGATTCCGCCAAACAGATCCTTTCCCGTACGGTCTCCGCCCTCGCCCCCGACGCCCGAGCCGGCATCCCGATCGTCGGCATCGAGCCCTCGTGCACCGCGGTGCTCCGCTCCGACATCCACGAGCTGCTCCCCGGCAACCCCGACGCCGCCGCCGTGGCCAGTTCCGTCCGTACGCTGGCCGAGTTGCTCGCCGAAACCCCCGGCTGGACGCCCCCCGACTTGTCGGACGTCTCCCTGATCGCGCAGCCGCACTGCCACCACCACGCCGTGCTGGGCTGGAAAGCCGACGCCGACCTGCTGGCCGCCACGGGCGCCCGGATCAAGCGCCTCTCCGGCTGCTGCGGCCTGGCCGGCAACTTCGGCGTCGAGATCGGTCACTACGAGGTCTCGGTGGCCGTCGCCGAACAGCAACTGCTCCCGGCCCTGGACGCGGCCCCGGACGCCTTGGTCCTGGCCGACGGGTTCTCCTGCCGCACCCAGGTCGCCGACTTGCGCGACCGCCCCGCCGTCCATCTGGCCCAGCTGCTGGACCGCTGA
- a CDS encoding NAD-dependent epimerase/dehydratase family protein — protein MRIFLTGGSGFAGGAILRRLVGDGHTVHALARSATAADAITSAGGLPVSGDLSDLVEPGGRPAWQQILGEVDAVVHSAAFMAFWGSDQVFVDRNLLPARALYQAAVDARVKRFVLVSAASVSTGANHDPTVDEDSGTGKANIAYSRVKLRTEQELLALPHGNTSLVVIRPPFLWGQGMTHTLQGFIDSVEAGRFSWIDGGRHMVDFCHVDNLAHSITLALDHGDHGLVCYVTDGSPRPAREFFTPLLATRGVDVSAAGSVPRAVAAPLATLMQAAAKARRSATAPPLTPWIISFMGRDRVYDITRARVRLGYRPVITVEEGLRQMAQSAQRKEAA, from the coding sequence ATGAGAATCTTTCTCACAGGTGGATCGGGCTTTGCCGGGGGCGCGATCCTGCGGCGGCTGGTCGGCGACGGCCACACGGTGCACGCGCTCGCGCGGTCCGCGACGGCCGCCGACGCCATCACGTCGGCCGGCGGGCTCCCGGTCAGCGGTGACCTGTCGGACCTGGTCGAGCCCGGCGGCCGCCCGGCCTGGCAACAGATCCTCGGCGAGGTCGACGCCGTGGTGCACTCGGCGGCCTTCATGGCCTTCTGGGGATCCGACCAGGTTTTCGTCGACCGCAACCTGCTGCCGGCCCGCGCCCTTTACCAAGCCGCCGTCGACGCGCGGGTCAAGCGGTTCGTCCTGGTGTCCGCGGCCAGTGTCTCCACCGGCGCCAATCACGACCCCACCGTCGACGAGGACTCCGGCACAGGCAAGGCCAACATCGCCTACAGCCGCGTGAAGCTCCGCACCGAGCAGGAGCTGCTTGCCCTCCCGCACGGCAACACGTCCCTGGTCGTCATCCGGCCGCCGTTCCTGTGGGGTCAGGGCATGACCCACACCTTGCAGGGGTTCATCGACTCCGTCGAGGCCGGCCGGTTCTCCTGGATCGACGGCGGCCGGCACATGGTCGACTTCTGCCACGTCGACAACCTCGCCCACAGCATCACGCTGGCACTCGACCATGGGGATCACGGCCTGGTCTGCTACGTCACCGACGGCAGCCCTCGCCCCGCCCGGGAATTCTTCACCCCGCTGCTGGCCACCCGCGGCGTCGACGTCAGCGCCGCCGGCAGCGTTCCCCGGGCGGTCGCCGCACCGCTGGCCACGCTCATGCAGGCCGCCGCGAAAGCCCGGCGCAGCGCCACCGCGCCACCGCTCACCCCGTGGATCATCTCGTTCATGGGCCGCGACCGCGTCTACGACATCACCCGCGCACGGGTTCGACTCGGCTACCGGCCGGTGATCACGGTGGAAGAAGGACTCCGGCAGATGGCGCAGTCCGCCCAGCGGAAGGAAGCGGCATGA
- a CDS encoding enoyl-CoA hydratase/isomerase family protein, with the protein MKQFTVDAVTSNVRRVTFTSPPFNLIGADTLAELSGIVDRLSGDEQVSVVIFDSGTPGFFLNHVDSNQIPAIADMAGNGFLPGFVEVGVRLAAAPFVSIASIRGRTRGGGAEYTAAFDLRYASRERAVLGQPEVGFGLVPGAGGTERLAHLLGRDRALEVLLTGQDYDADRAAEYGWVTRAIPDAELDDFVNAVARRIAGFGKQAVTAIKTQVNRSTLPPEEDLLASFAESVRSTTGPDVAARGQALGELIARIGIDDLERNLGHHLGAPAEQP; encoded by the coding sequence ATGAAACAGTTCACCGTGGACGCGGTGACGTCGAACGTACGCCGGGTCACGTTCACCAGTCCGCCGTTCAACCTCATCGGCGCCGACACCCTGGCCGAACTGTCCGGCATCGTCGACCGTCTGAGCGGCGACGAGCAGGTCAGCGTCGTCATCTTCGACAGCGGGACGCCGGGATTCTTCCTCAACCACGTCGACAGCAACCAGATCCCGGCCATCGCGGACATGGCCGGCAACGGTTTCCTGCCCGGGTTCGTCGAAGTCGGCGTGCGCCTGGCCGCCGCACCGTTCGTCAGCATCGCGTCGATCCGGGGGCGCACCCGTGGCGGCGGCGCCGAGTACACCGCCGCTTTCGACCTGCGCTACGCCAGCCGGGAACGGGCGGTCCTCGGCCAGCCCGAGGTTGGCTTCGGCCTGGTCCCCGGCGCCGGCGGCACCGAACGGCTGGCGCACCTGCTCGGCCGCGACCGGGCCTTGGAGGTACTTCTGACCGGTCAGGACTACGACGCGGACCGGGCCGCAGAGTACGGCTGGGTCACCCGGGCGATCCCCGACGCCGAACTCGACGACTTCGTCAACGCCGTGGCCCGGCGCATCGCCGGCTTCGGCAAGCAGGCCGTCACGGCGATCAAGACGCAGGTGAACCGTTCCACCCTGCCGCCGGAGGAGGACCTGCTCGCGTCGTTCGCCGAGTCCGTCCGATCCACCACGGGACCCGATGTCGCGGCCCGCGGGCAGGCCCTCGGCGAACTGATCGCCCGGATCGGGATCGACGACCTCGAACGCAACCTGGGCCACCACCTCGGGGCGCCGGCGGAACAGCCGTAG
- a CDS encoding TetR/AcrR family transcriptional regulator, which yields MIRAETAAATRQALLEAAAELLDQGGLEAVTLRAVGARAGVTRGAPYRHFPDKERLMIAVGAQAWDELGQQIGAVRRDPGLAPAAKLQALLAAFINVARRRPHLYRLMFSSPAGDPTAFARAAQPTQDESLQIVAALTGEQDARRYAALLLASADGIAGMELTGQLGGDKWRTTAEELIDTLVTMVADQTRAGR from the coding sequence ATGATCCGGGCTGAAACCGCTGCCGCGACACGCCAAGCCCTGCTCGAAGCGGCGGCCGAGCTGCTTGACCAAGGCGGCCTCGAAGCCGTGACCCTCCGCGCCGTCGGAGCGCGGGCGGGGGTCACCCGCGGAGCACCCTACCGGCACTTCCCGGACAAGGAACGCCTCATGATCGCGGTCGGCGCCCAGGCCTGGGACGAACTCGGACAACAAATCGGCGCCGTCCGCCGGGACCCCGGCCTGGCGCCGGCCGCGAAGCTCCAGGCCCTGCTCGCCGCCTTCATCAACGTGGCCCGCCGCCGGCCCCATCTCTACCGTCTGATGTTCAGCAGCCCGGCCGGCGACCCCACCGCGTTCGCCCGGGCCGCCCAGCCCACCCAGGACGAATCCCTGCAGATCGTGGCCGCCCTGACCGGCGAACAGGACGCCCGGCGGTACGCCGCCCTGCTCCTCGCCAGCGCCGACGGGATCGCCGGCATGGAACTCACCGGCCAGCTCGGCGGCGACAAGTGGCGCACCACCGCCGAGGAACTGATCGACACCCTCGTCACGATGGTCGCCGACCAAACCCGAGCCGGCCGCTGA